The Gemmatimonadota bacterium nucleotide sequence AGCACGACACCCGCCGGGTGACGCGCACGGAACACGACGGGACGATCACGGTGCTGATCGACCGTTACGACGGCAAGCGGCTCAACGCGCCGAACGACGTAGTGGTCCATTCCGACGGCTCGGTCTGGTTCACCGACCCCGGATACGGCATCCTGATGAACTACGAAGGGCACAAGGCCGAATCCGAACAGCCCACCCGGGTGTACCGGCTGGACCCGGCCACGGGCAATGCGGCCATCATCGCAGACGACTTCCTGCGACCCAACGGGCTCTGCTTCTCGCCCGACGAATCACGTCTATACGTTGTAGATACAGGCGCTTCCCACGACCCCGAGGGTCCCGCCCGTATCCGCGTGCTGGAGAACGTTGGTGGTCGCGCTACGAGTTCCCGCGTATTCGCCGACATGAAACCAGCCTCGTCCGACGGCGTCCGGACGGACGTGGACGGCAACCTGTGGGCCGCTTCGGGTTGGGGCGGACCCGAAACGAACGGGGTGATCTGCTTTTCGCCGGAAGGCGACCGGCTCGGCATGATCCACCTGCCCGAGCCCTGCGCCAACCTGTGCTTCGGCGGCGTGAAGAAGAACCGCCTGTTCATGGCCGCCAGCCAGTCCCTGTATGCCCTCTATGTCGAAGCCCAGGGAGTGCAGCGGCCGTGACGAGTCTACACGTCTCCGGTAACGGGTCCATGCTCATATTCGACTTCGACGGAGTCCTGCTGAATTCCGTCGTGGAGATGTCGATTACGGCCTACAATGCGGTGACCGGCGGCCTCGCCACTTCTCCGGAGGATCTGCCCGGCAACGCGGCGGAACTCTTCGTGACCAACCGGTACCACGTCCAGCCGGCCGGCGACGCGATCAATCTTATGGCTTGGTGCGTGGAGAACGCCGGCCTGCCCGGCGGTCACCGGCTGGAACCTGCGGCCTACCGGAAGATCCGGGATGCGTCGGACGTCCCTCTGGTGGAACGCACGGGGCAATTCTTCGCGGCGCGCAAGCGGTTCGTCGCCCATGATCCGGTCCAGTGGCGATCGCTCAACACGGTATATCAGCCGGTCTGGGACGAATTGAAGGGGCAGGACGCCGAAGGGATCGTGATCCTGACCAACAAGAACCGGGAGGCCACTGTGACGCTGTGCCACCACTTCGGCCTGCCCGTCCGTCCGGAGAACGTGTACTCCGGCGATCACGGAACGACCAAGATAGAGAACCTGCTGGCGATCCACGCGCGGTTCGACCGGGAGCGGTACGGATTCGTCGACGATTCCATCGGCAACCTGGAGGAACTCGACGCCCGTTTCAACGCCGATGAACCCCGTTTGGACCTGATGCTGGCCTCCTGGGGGTATATAGGACCGAACGACCACGAGTTGGCGCGCCGAGCGGGTTACGCCATCCTCGACCAGGCCGGCCTCATCGCCCTCATCCCGTCGATGAAAGGTGTCGAAACGGGAAGTCCATGAACCGGAAACCGCCGAATAACCACAGTTGGAAACGCGAGCTCATCGACCGTTTCCCGGACTTGCGCGTCCTGGTCGTCGGGGACGTCATGCTCGACGTTTACGAATTCTGCCGGACCGGGGACAGCAAGCCCATCGATTCGGAGAAGGCGGGCAAGCGGGCCTACAAGGCGCAGGAAACGATCAAGGTGCTCGGCGGCGCGGGCAACGTGGCCGCCAACCTGGCTTCCCTGGACGTGCGGACCGCCCTCGTGGGGGTGACGGGCGACGACGAACATTATTTCAAGATCCGGGACCTTGCCGACGGTTTATCCATACGGCACGGTCTGATCCGGGACGAGAGCCGGCCCACCACCACCAAGGTCCGGCTTTACCTGGACGACGACTATCTGTTGCGCCGCGATACCGAAAGCACCGGCCGGGTGGACGGCCGGATCTCCGCCGCGCTGGTGAAGGAAGTCCTTCGCGCCTTGCCCGAAACCGACGCGGTTGTTCTGAGCGACTACGACAAGGGCGTCTTTACCGCGGAGAACGCCGGCCAGATCATCGGCGAATGCCGCCTCCACGAAATCCCCGTCGTGGTCGATTTCAAGCCCGGCAACCGGGCGGCCTTCGCCGGTGCGGACATCATCGCGCCGAACGCCTCCGAAGCCGCCGCGCTCATTGGCGGGTTTTCCACGGACCGGCTGGAAACCGACTGCCGCCGCCTTCACGACGCGCTTGGTTGCCGCAATACCGTCGTGACTCTGGGCGAGCAAGGACTCTGCGGCTTCGGAACGGGCGGATTCTTCCATGTTTCCGGACATCGCGTCGTACCCGTGGACAGGGTCGGCTGCGGCGATACCGTGCGGGCCGGGCTCGCCATCGGCGCGGCCCTGGGTCTTCCCCTCAGGGAGGCCGGAGAACTGGCCAACGACGCGGCTACCGTCATCGTGCAGAAGCCCGCCACGTCCGTGCTTTCCCGGCGGGAACTCCGCGATTTCGTGTCCCGTAAATGCGCAGGGGAAACGCAATCCGAGGCCGTGCTCGCCGGGCGTGAAGGAGAGCCGTCCGAGTAACGCGCCGGGCAGACATGGGAACCGCGTGTTGCCGGGGACGTAAAATCGTGTACATTTAGCACAAATCGGGTTAGTATCGACATGAAAGCCAAAGCGTACGAGAGGATGTCCGGCAGGAGCGGGTTATGATCCGCCTCTATCTGTTTATCGCGTGTCTCGTGCTGGTAACAACGGCCTGCAAGTCCGGACCTACCGTGGATGGCGCGAACGTCGAGACCTTCGACGCATCCATAGCCGAGATCAAGGCCGCCCTCCCCGAGGACGACCAGGAGAAACTCGACGACGTGCTGAATGCGTTCGAGTACCTCTACAGCGACAACGTGATCAGTTCGCTGAACGCGTCGGAGGCCATCCGGAACCGGGTCCGCGGCCGGCTGGACGGCATGGACGCGCGAGATATCTTCGCTGAGTGGAACGAAAGGGTGAACAAGGCCATTACGGCCCTCGAGGAGAAGAAGGAGAACACGGATTCCGCCATGGCGAGTCTCAAGGACGTGCGGGTAAGGGGGGTCGAGTACTACGTGCAGCGGGGCCAGAACGTCGTGAAACTCTCCATTCACAACCGTACGGAACACCGGATCTCGAAGGTGTATTTCCGCGGATCGCTTATGAGAAGGGAACCCCGCAAGTGGATCCTGGACGACGATTTCAACTACAATATCCGGCACACGGAAGGCAAGGATCTGGGGCCGGACGAGCGGGCCGTC carries:
- a CDS encoding SMP-30/gluconolactonase/LRE family protein, yielding MNDPARDWDRGLVSYPDPNVEIIDPGFTPYVLHTAGIERLFTGTRWSEGPVWIGDARCLVWSDIPNNRLLRWDEETAAVTVFRKPSNNTNGNTRDREGRLVSCEHDTRRVTRTEHDGTITVLIDRYDGKRLNAPNDVVVHSDGSVWFTDPGYGILMNYEGHKAESEQPTRVYRLDPATGNAAIIADDFLRPNGLCFSPDESRLYVVDTGASHDPEGPARIRVLENVGGRATSSRVFADMKPASSDGVRTDVDGNLWAASGWGGPETNGVICFSPEGDRLGMIHLPEPCANLCFGGVKKNRLFMAASQSLYALYVEAQGVQRP
- a CDS encoding PfkB family carbohydrate kinase, with translation MNRKPPNNHSWKRELIDRFPDLRVLVVGDVMLDVYEFCRTGDSKPIDSEKAGKRAYKAQETIKVLGGAGNVAANLASLDVRTALVGVTGDDEHYFKIRDLADGLSIRHGLIRDESRPTTTKVRLYLDDDYLLRRDTESTGRVDGRISAALVKEVLRALPETDAVVLSDYDKGVFTAENAGQIIGECRLHEIPVVVDFKPGNRAAFAGADIIAPNASEAAALIGGFSTDRLETDCRRLHDALGCRNTVVTLGEQGLCGFGTGGFFHVSGHRVVPVDRVGCGDTVRAGLAIGAALGLPLREAGELANDAATVIVQKPATSVLSRRELRDFVSRKCAGETQSEAVLAGREGEPSE